One Peterkaempfera bronchialis DNA window includes the following coding sequences:
- a CDS encoding DUF4142 domain-containing protein, translating into MRTPHRSSTDARGQSRGGPGQSRLLRMLAVGLVAVIVPLWVYKQGGGTAPAAQTVASDGLPGGIVNTAFGPLTPDERTFVTKVRLAGLWELPSGMMAQTHTTNPTVHEAGKHLLDGHKKLDEQALKIAAQLGMGLPNEPSQQQQDFLRQEQAAQGADFDRVFAQLLRTQHGLIFQAIAKIRNSTRNTLVRQLADSANTIVLDHITVLEKTGVVDFDSIAAASTQPPGPATALPPGVAVGQALPVTQLATAWANTTGAVASGGTSAGGQGTQPQAGEVGQGVQIGQGVQSTSGAGTAVR; encoded by the coding sequence ATGCGTACGCCCCACCGATCGTCGACGGACGCGCGAGGGCAGTCCCGGGGCGGCCCGGGGCAGTCGCGGCTGCTGCGGATGCTCGCTGTCGGCCTGGTGGCGGTGATCGTCCCGCTCTGGGTCTACAAGCAGGGCGGGGGCACCGCCCCGGCAGCGCAGACCGTGGCCTCCGACGGCCTGCCGGGCGGTATCGTCAACACCGCGTTCGGCCCGCTCACCCCCGATGAGCGGACCTTTGTGACCAAGGTGCGGCTGGCCGGCCTCTGGGAGCTGCCGAGCGGCATGATGGCCCAGACGCACACCACCAACCCGACCGTGCACGAGGCGGGCAAGCACCTGCTGGACGGCCACAAGAAGCTGGACGAGCAGGCCCTCAAGATCGCCGCCCAGTTGGGCATGGGACTGCCCAACGAGCCCTCTCAGCAGCAGCAGGACTTCCTCCGCCAGGAACAGGCCGCCCAGGGTGCCGACTTCGACCGGGTCTTCGCCCAACTGCTGCGTACCCAGCACGGTCTGATCTTCCAGGCCATCGCCAAGATCCGGAACAGCACCCGCAACACCCTGGTCCGGCAACTGGCCGACAGCGCCAACACCATCGTGCTGGACCACATCACCGTGCTGGAGAAGACCGGCGTGGTCGACTTCGACTCCATCGCCGCCGCCTCCACCCAGCCGCCCGGCCCGGCGACCGCGCTGCCGCCCGGCGTCGCCGTGGGCCAGGCACTCCCGGTCACCCAACTGGCCACCGCCTGGGCCAACACCACCGGCGCGGTGGCCTCCGGCGGCACCTCGGCGGGCGGCCAGGGCACCCAGCCGCAGGCGGGCGAGGTCGGTCAGGGTGTCCAGATCGGCCAGGGCGTCCAGAGCACCTCGGGCGCGGGCACCGCCGTCCGCTGA